The following proteins come from a genomic window of Mycolicibacterium rufum:
- a CDS encoding DHA2 family efflux MFS transporter permease subunit — protein sequence MAHRVEPAVEGDRLDARLLRIAGVCVLAAIMTILDTTVVNVAQRTFIAEFGSSQAVVAWTATGYTLALAAVIPMTGWAADRFGTKRLFLGSVVLFTAGSLLCATASDITELIVYRVIQGLGGGMLMPLVFTILTREAGPRRLGRLMSVLGIPMLLGPVAGPVLGGWLIDDYGWRWIFLINVPIGVLALVLAALIFARDEPSDAEPFDVIGMLLLSPGLASLLYGVSSLPEHTSVTDAHVWIPTGGGVLLVAAFVVHALHKTAHPLIDLRLFRNRLMAVANAAMLVFAAAFFGAILLLPSYFQQVLHLTPFQSGLHVIPQGLGAMVTMPLAGRLVDRQGPGKIVLTGITLMVAGMGVFAYGAWHQDAYVPVLVTGLVVFGFGMGATMMPLSSAAVQTLRPEQIARGSTLINVNQRVAGSIGTAVMSVILTHQVNRSDAVSTANQVAALQEQAHAAGRPLDPATLPPAAAQPGFADQVMHDLSHAYTMVFLVAALLIAAAYLPAALLPRTRVEVERP from the coding sequence GTGGCCCACCGCGTCGAACCCGCAGTCGAGGGCGACCGCCTCGACGCCCGTCTGCTCCGCATCGCCGGGGTCTGCGTGCTGGCCGCGATCATGACGATCCTCGACACCACCGTCGTCAACGTCGCTCAGCGCACCTTCATCGCGGAGTTCGGCTCCAGCCAGGCGGTGGTGGCGTGGACGGCGACGGGATACACCCTGGCACTGGCCGCGGTGATCCCGATGACGGGATGGGCGGCCGACCGGTTCGGCACCAAGCGGCTGTTCCTCGGATCGGTGGTGCTGTTCACCGCCGGCTCCCTGCTGTGCGCCACCGCGAGCGACATCACCGAGCTCATCGTCTACCGCGTGATCCAGGGCCTCGGTGGCGGCATGCTGATGCCGCTGGTCTTCACGATCCTGACTCGCGAAGCCGGGCCGCGCCGGCTCGGCAGGCTGATGTCGGTGCTCGGCATCCCGATGCTGCTCGGGCCGGTCGCCGGACCGGTGCTCGGCGGCTGGCTCATCGATGACTACGGCTGGCGGTGGATCTTCCTGATCAACGTGCCGATCGGCGTACTCGCCCTGGTGCTCGCCGCGCTGATCTTCGCCAGGGACGAGCCGTCCGATGCCGAGCCGTTCGACGTGATCGGCATGCTGCTGCTGTCGCCGGGCCTGGCGAGCCTGCTCTACGGGGTGTCCTCGCTGCCCGAGCACACCAGCGTCACCGACGCCCATGTCTGGATCCCGACGGGTGGCGGCGTACTGCTGGTCGCCGCGTTCGTCGTGCACGCCCTGCACAAGACGGCCCACCCGCTGATCGATCTGCGGCTGTTCAGGAACCGTCTGATGGCTGTCGCCAACGCCGCAATGCTGGTCTTCGCGGCCGCCTTCTTCGGTGCGATCCTGTTGCTGCCAAGCTACTTTCAACAGGTCTTGCATCTGACGCCGTTCCAGTCCGGACTGCACGTCATCCCGCAGGGCCTCGGCGCCATGGTCACGATGCCGCTCGCCGGACGCCTGGTCGACCGGCAGGGCCCGGGCAAGATCGTGCTCACCGGCATCACCCTGATGGTGGCCGGGATGGGGGTGTTCGCCTACGGCGCATGGCATCAGGACGCCTACGTCCCGGTCCTCGTGACGGGTCTGGTGGTGTTCGGATTCGGCATGGGCGCCACGATGATGCCGTTGTCCAGCGCCGCCGTGCAGACGCTGCGGCCGGAGCAGATCGCGCGCGGCTCCACGCTGATCAATGTCAACCAGCGGGTCGCCGGATCGATCGGCACCGCGGTGATGTCGGTGATCCTGACCCATCAGGTCAACCGCAGCGACGCGGTCAGCACCGCCAATCAGGTTGCGGCACTGCAGGAGCAGGCTCACGCGGCGGGCAGGCCGCTTGATCCGGCGACGCTTCCGCCCGCCGCGGCGCAGCCCGGCTTCGCCGACCAGGTGATGCACGATCTGTCCCACGCCTACACGATGGTCTTCCTGGTCGCCGCGCTCCTGATCGCCGCCGCCTACCTGCCCGCGGCGTTGCTGCCGCGCACGCGCGTCGAGGTCGAGCGTCCTTGA
- a CDS encoding DedA family protein, whose amino-acid sequence MERWGGLGAGLAIAAENLFPPVPSEVILPMAGFAARLGDLSLAEAIIGATVGSLVGAWVLYGLGAWLGHDRVRGIALRLPLVAAEDIDKTTAWFARHGTKAVFFGRMVPLFRSFISLPAGTERMNAVVFTVLTLLGSLVWNTALISAGYALGANWHAIDPYTATLQYVVLAAVVVWMARFVVTRRRRLRSMSADPAEEY is encoded by the coding sequence ATGGAGCGGTGGGGCGGCCTCGGAGCAGGCCTGGCGATCGCCGCCGAGAACCTGTTCCCGCCGGTGCCCAGCGAGGTCATCCTGCCGATGGCCGGTTTCGCAGCGAGGCTCGGCGACCTGTCGCTGGCCGAGGCGATCATCGGCGCCACGGTGGGCTCCCTGGTCGGCGCCTGGGTGCTCTACGGGCTCGGCGCGTGGCTCGGCCACGACCGGGTGCGCGGGATCGCCCTGCGCCTGCCGCTGGTCGCGGCCGAGGACATCGACAAGACGACCGCGTGGTTCGCCCGGCACGGGACCAAGGCGGTCTTCTTCGGCAGGATGGTGCCGCTGTTCCGGAGCTTCATCTCGCTGCCCGCGGGCACGGAGCGGATGAACGCCGTGGTCTTCACCGTGCTGACGCTGTTGGGCAGCCTGGTGTGGAACACCGCGCTGATCTCGGCCGGCTACGCGCTGGGCGCCAACTGGCACGCGATCGACCCCTACACAGCGACCCTGCAGTACGTCGTGCTGGCCGCCGTCGTCGTCTGGATGGCGCGGTTCGTGGTCACCCGGCGCCGTCGGCTGCGGTCGATGTCGGCCGACCCGGCAGAGGAGTACTAG
- a CDS encoding enolase C-terminal domain-like protein yields the protein MPSPRIDRLEVAVYTVPTQGPEADGTLRWDATTAVVVHVHTDGAVGLGWTYSSPAAAAVITHHLRDVVVGRDATDLPGAFDAMNRACRNIGTGGLVAQAVSAVDIALWDLRACLRDLPLATLFGRCHDDVPIYGSGGFTNLDDDELAAQVETWRKAGCTAMKIKIGQCWGRDSERDLARVNAFRRMAGDTVDLMVDANGGYSAGQARRVGAALDQVGVTWFEEPVSSDDTAGLASVRAAVRCDVAAGEYIADRYDARRLAPVVDCLQLDVTRCGGYTGWLAAASIAAAHNLEVSAHCAPALHVPVTAAVPRLRHLEYFIDHMRLEAELFDGIPVPRGGRLPVTTTRPGHGMALAERAQRYRTS from the coding sequence ATGCCGTCACCGCGCATCGACCGTCTCGAGGTCGCCGTCTACACGGTGCCCACCCAGGGACCCGAGGCCGACGGAACACTCCGCTGGGACGCCACCACCGCCGTCGTCGTGCACGTGCACACCGACGGCGCCGTCGGACTCGGCTGGACGTACAGTTCCCCCGCCGCGGCGGCCGTCATCACCCATCACCTGCGCGACGTGGTCGTCGGCCGCGACGCCACCGACCTGCCCGGCGCCTTCGACGCCATGAACCGCGCATGCCGCAATATCGGCACCGGCGGCCTGGTCGCGCAGGCAGTCAGCGCGGTCGACATCGCGCTGTGGGACCTGCGCGCCTGCCTGCGCGACCTGCCGCTCGCCACGCTGTTCGGCCGCTGTCACGACGACGTCCCCATCTACGGGTCCGGCGGCTTCACCAACCTCGACGACGACGAACTCGCCGCGCAGGTCGAGACCTGGCGCAAGGCCGGATGCACGGCGATGAAGATCAAGATCGGGCAGTGCTGGGGCCGTGATTCCGAGCGAGATCTCGCCCGCGTCAACGCCTTCCGACGGATGGCGGGCGACACGGTCGACCTCATGGTCGACGCGAACGGGGGCTACTCCGCCGGGCAGGCGCGCCGGGTCGGCGCGGCGCTCGACCAGGTGGGCGTCACCTGGTTCGAGGAGCCCGTCAGCAGCGACGACACCGCGGGACTGGCGTCGGTGCGCGCCGCGGTGCGCTGCGACGTCGCCGCCGGCGAGTACATCGCCGACCGCTACGACGCGCGTCGGCTCGCCCCGGTGGTGGACTGCCTGCAACTCGACGTCACCCGCTGCGGCGGGTACACCGGCTGGCTGGCTGCGGCGAGCATCGCCGCGGCGCACAATCTCGAGGTCTCGGCGCACTGTGCGCCCGCGCTGCACGTCCCGGTCACCGCCGCGGTGCCGCGCCTTCGGCACCTCGAATATTTCATCGACCACATGCGCCTGGAAGCCGAGTTGTTCGACGGGATCCCCGTTCCCCGCGGCGGCCGGCTGCCGGTGACCACGACGCGGCCCGGGCACGGCATGGCCCTGGCCGAGCGCGCGCAGAGGTATCGGACCTCGTGA
- a CDS encoding GMC family oxidoreductase, translated as MRRYQPDDEVDVVIVGAGAGGATLGQRLARAGWSVVLLDAGPFWDPDADWVSDERGSHGLYWTEPRQIGGEDPVPLGSNNSGRGVGGSMVHYAGYTPRFHPSDFHTRTHDGVGADWPIDYTDLRPYYEQIEAELPVAGQDWPWGDPHGYPHSPHPVSGNGLIALRGAQALGIEMRVGPVAIPNGRFGNRRHCIYRGFCIQGCKVNAKASPLITHIPDALAHGAEVRPDCHVSHILVDDDTGCATGVVYAHDGVLHRQRAQSVVIAGYSIETPRLLLLSASARYPDGLGNDHDHVGRHLMVQGAPQVAGRFSEEIRMYKAPPPEVSTEQFYETDVGKPYRRGFSIQTVSPLPITWSEHVSAQGHWGQTLREYMRDYVHWATLGALCELLPLPGNRVTLADETDRHGLPVAHFSYTQCENDKHLIRAAGTIMADLLRAAGAEEVMTVNRYAHLVGGARMAARPQDGVIDAEHRVFGVDRLYVVDGSVMPTQGAANPALTIMALAARAADLMKSHAVQS; from the coding sequence ATGCGCCGCTATCAGCCCGACGACGAGGTCGACGTCGTGATCGTGGGTGCCGGCGCGGGCGGCGCCACCCTCGGGCAGCGGCTGGCGCGCGCCGGATGGAGCGTGGTGCTGCTCGACGCCGGCCCGTTCTGGGACCCCGACGCGGACTGGGTCAGCGACGAACGCGGGTCCCACGGCCTGTACTGGACCGAGCCCCGCCAGATCGGCGGCGAGGATCCTGTCCCCCTGGGTTCCAACAACTCCGGTCGCGGCGTCGGTGGATCGATGGTCCACTACGCCGGGTACACGCCGCGGTTCCATCCCTCGGATTTCCACACACGCACCCACGACGGCGTGGGCGCCGACTGGCCGATCGACTACACCGATCTGCGGCCCTACTACGAACAGATCGAAGCCGAACTGCCGGTGGCGGGCCAGGACTGGCCGTGGGGCGACCCGCACGGGTACCCGCACAGCCCGCACCCGGTCAGCGGCAACGGGCTGATCGCGCTGCGCGGTGCGCAGGCGCTGGGCATCGAGATGCGGGTGGGTCCGGTCGCAATCCCCAACGGCCGCTTCGGCAATCGCCGGCATTGCATCTACCGGGGGTTCTGCATCCAGGGCTGCAAGGTCAACGCCAAAGCCAGCCCGCTGATCACCCACATCCCCGACGCCCTCGCCCACGGCGCCGAGGTCCGCCCCGACTGCCACGTCAGCCACATCCTGGTCGACGACGACACCGGGTGCGCCACCGGCGTGGTGTACGCGCACGACGGTGTGCTGCACCGCCAACGCGCACAGTCGGTGGTGATCGCCGGCTACTCGATCGAGACGCCCCGGCTGCTGCTGCTCTCGGCATCGGCCCGGTATCCCGACGGACTGGGCAACGACCACGACCATGTCGGACGGCACCTGATGGTGCAGGGCGCCCCCCAGGTCGCGGGCCGCTTCTCCGAGGAGATCCGAATGTACAAGGCGCCGCCGCCGGAAGTCAGCACCGAGCAGTTCTACGAGACCGACGTCGGCAAGCCCTACCGGCGCGGCTTCTCCATCCAGACCGTCAGTCCGCTGCCGATCACCTGGTCGGAACACGTGTCCGCCCAGGGTCACTGGGGACAGACCCTGCGGGAGTACATGCGCGACTACGTCCACTGGGCCACCCTGGGCGCCCTGTGTGAGCTGCTGCCGCTGCCCGGCAACCGTGTCACGCTCGCCGACGAGACGGACCGGCACGGGCTGCCCGTCGCCCACTTCTCCTACACCCAGTGCGAGAACGACAAGCACCTCATCCGCGCCGCCGGCACCATCATGGCCGACCTGCTGCGGGCCGCCGGCGCCGAGGAGGTGATGACCGTGAACCGCTACGCCCATCTGGTCGGCGGCGCGCGCATGGCGGCGCGACCACAGGACGGGGTCATCGACGCCGAGCACCGCGTCTTCGGCGTGGACCGCCTCTACGTCGTCGACGGCAGCGTGATGCCCACCCAGGGCGCCGCCAATCCGGCATTGACCATCATGGCGCTCGCCGCGCGGGCCGCCGACCTGATGAAGAGCCACGCCGTCCAGTCGTGA
- a CDS encoding gluconate 2-dehydrogenase subunit 3 family protein has translation MPLRSTDRRGVTPQGRGRFPGFDVLTQAHVWDEVTADVVLDRLSPPEGPTFFTAEEAAVAGPLLDLLLAQDTEPKIPVLALIDARLAAGETDGWHYDDLPADSQAWRGSLAALERDAREHHRLGYTELDAARQARLVQNVQNLADAGELWHDWPAGHVWSLWTRYACTAFYSHPWAWNEIGFPGPAYPRGYLNPGIDARESYEVSDHHDLDPVPFAARVEAARRADAELTDGRSHG, from the coding sequence ATGCCGCTGCGCTCCACCGACCGACGCGGCGTCACCCCGCAGGGCCGCGGCCGTTTTCCCGGCTTCGACGTGCTGACGCAGGCCCACGTATGGGACGAGGTCACCGCCGATGTCGTGTTGGACCGGCTCTCCCCACCGGAGGGGCCGACGTTCTTCACCGCCGAGGAGGCGGCGGTCGCGGGTCCGCTGCTCGACCTGCTGCTCGCCCAGGACACCGAGCCGAAGATCCCGGTGCTGGCCCTCATCGACGCCCGACTGGCCGCGGGCGAGACCGACGGCTGGCACTACGACGACCTGCCCGCCGACAGCCAGGCGTGGCGCGGGTCCCTGGCCGCGCTGGAACGTGATGCGCGCGAACACCACCGGCTCGGCTACACAGAATTGGACGCCGCGCGGCAGGCCCGGCTGGTGCAGAACGTGCAGAACCTCGCTGACGCGGGAGAGCTCTGGCACGACTGGCCCGCCGGTCACGTCTGGAGCCTGTGGACGCGGTACGCCTGCACGGCGTTCTACTCGCATCCGTGGGCGTGGAACGAGATCGGCTTCCCCGGTCCCGCGTATCCGCGCGGCTACCTCAATCCGGGTATCGACGCCCGCGAATCCTATGAGGTGTCCGACCATCACGACCTCGACCCGGTGCCGTTCGCCGCGCGGGTGGAGGCCGCCCGCCGCGCCGACGCGGAGCTGACCGACGGGCGTAGCCATGGGTGA
- a CDS encoding thiamine pyrophosphate-requiring protein yields MSDTVADVLLARLREWGVKQVFGFPGDGINGLLAAWQRADDDPQFVQARHEEMAAFEAVGFAKFSGQVGVCVATSGPGAVHLLNGLYDAKLDHVPVVAIVGQTERSAMGGSYQQEIDLLSLFKDVCSEFVQMCTVPKQFPNLIDRAIRVALNEGAPTAIIVPSDVFELTYEPPGHAFKQVPSSLGMSASRIVPDDDALRRTADLLNAGHRVAMLVGQGARGCADELAEVADLLGAGAAKALLGKDVLSDDLPWVTGSIGLLGTTASWHLMQGCDTLLTVGSNFPYTQFLPDLDQARAVQIDRSGKWIGMRYPYEINLVGDARSTLRALIPMLERKTDRSWRDKIEKWVDSWWTTVQRRAMTDADPVNPMRIFWELSERMPGNAIIAADSGSAANWYARHLRFRGDVRGSLSGTLATMGPGVPYVIGAKWAHPDRPTIAFVGDGAMQMNGLAELITISKYWRQWTDPRLIIAILHNNDLNQVTWEMRAMENSPKFEASQSLPDVDFAGFARSLGLHGDNIDDAGVLGDAWDRALAADRPTVLDVRCDPDVPPIPPHATFDQAKSLVDAVVGGDEDSAGFIKQGIKQKVQQYFPSEKKSSR; encoded by the coding sequence ATGTCAGACACCGTCGCCGACGTCCTGCTCGCCCGCTTGCGGGAATGGGGCGTCAAGCAGGTCTTCGGATTTCCCGGAGACGGCATCAACGGACTGCTCGCCGCGTGGCAACGCGCGGACGACGATCCGCAGTTCGTCCAGGCCCGGCACGAGGAGATGGCCGCCTTCGAAGCGGTGGGCTTCGCCAAGTTCTCCGGCCAGGTCGGAGTGTGCGTGGCCACCAGCGGGCCCGGTGCGGTGCACCTGCTCAACGGTCTGTACGACGCCAAGCTCGACCATGTCCCGGTGGTCGCGATCGTCGGCCAGACCGAGCGCTCGGCGATGGGCGGCTCCTACCAGCAGGAGATCGACCTGCTCAGCCTCTTCAAAGACGTCTGCAGTGAGTTCGTGCAGATGTGCACGGTGCCCAAGCAGTTCCCCAACCTCATCGACCGCGCCATCCGCGTCGCGCTCAACGAGGGCGCGCCGACCGCGATCATCGTGCCGTCCGACGTCTTCGAGCTGACCTACGAACCGCCGGGACACGCGTTCAAGCAGGTGCCCTCCAGCCTCGGGATGTCCGCGTCGCGCATCGTGCCCGACGACGACGCACTGCGCCGGACCGCCGACCTGCTCAACGCCGGTCACCGGGTCGCGATGCTCGTCGGGCAGGGCGCGCGTGGATGTGCCGACGAACTTGCCGAGGTCGCCGACCTGCTCGGCGCGGGCGCGGCGAAAGCACTGCTCGGTAAGGACGTTCTGTCCGACGACCTGCCGTGGGTGACGGGCTCGATCGGACTGCTGGGCACCACCGCGAGCTGGCACCTGATGCAGGGGTGCGACACGCTGCTCACCGTCGGTTCGAACTTCCCCTACACCCAGTTCCTGCCCGATCTCGACCAGGCCCGCGCGGTGCAGATCGATCGCTCGGGCAAGTGGATCGGCATGCGCTACCCGTATGAGATCAACCTTGTCGGCGACGCCAGAAGCACTCTACGAGCGTTGATTCCGATGCTGGAACGCAAGACCGACCGCTCCTGGCGCGACAAGATCGAGAAGTGGGTGGACAGTTGGTGGACCACCGTGCAGCGCAGGGCCATGACCGACGCCGACCCGGTCAATCCGATGCGGATCTTCTGGGAACTGTCGGAACGGATGCCCGGCAACGCCATCATCGCCGCCGACTCCGGTTCGGCGGCCAACTGGTATGCCCGGCACCTGAGATTCCGCGGCGACGTCCGCGGCTCCCTGTCCGGGACGCTCGCCACGATGGGGCCCGGCGTCCCCTACGTCATCGGTGCCAAATGGGCACATCCGGACCGACCCACCATCGCGTTCGTCGGCGACGGTGCGATGCAGATGAACGGGCTGGCCGAGCTGATCACGATCAGCAAGTACTGGAGGCAGTGGACCGATCCGCGGCTGATCATCGCGATCCTGCACAACAACGACCTCAACCAGGTCACCTGGGAGATGCGGGCAATGGAGAACTCGCCGAAATTCGAAGCGTCCCAGAGCCTTCCCGACGTCGACTTCGCCGGCTTCGCGCGCAGCCTCGGGCTGCACGGCGACAACATCGACGACGCCGGTGTCCTCGGCGACGCGTGGGACCGTGCGCTCGCCGCCGACCGGCCGACCGTACTCGACGTCCGCTGCGATCCCGATGTGCCACCGATTCCGCCGCACGCCACCTTCGACCAGGCCAAGTCGCTCGTCGATGCCGTCGTCGGCGGCGACGAGGACAGCGCCGGGTTCATCAAGCAGGGCATCAAACAGAAAGTGCAGCAATACTTCCCGAGCGAGAAGAAGAGCAGCCGATGA
- a CDS encoding SDR family oxidoreductase: MSAPPSRTVVITGASAGVGRAAAQAFGRRGDRVALLARGHAGLRGAAEDVEAAGGRALCVPTDVADYDQVDAAATTVENTFGPIDVWVNVAFTSVFAPFTQIAPEEFRRVTDVSYLGFVHGTMAALARMTPRDAGTVVQVGSALGARAIPLQSAYCGAKHAINGFTESVRTELLHDRSNIHITVVQMPALNTPQFDWVLSRLPRHPQPVPPIYQPEVAARAIVRAADHPRRKQYWVGASTAATVLGQRLMPAVLDFYLARTGYSSQQTGQPAEPDRPNNLWRPVDDEPGSDHGAHGSFDDRSTSRSPQVWLSRHARSLSVAAAGMALTAGGAALTHHRH; this comes from the coding sequence ATGAGTGCACCCCCGTCCCGCACCGTGGTCATCACCGGAGCCAGCGCCGGTGTCGGACGCGCCGCCGCGCAGGCATTCGGACGGCGCGGCGATCGCGTCGCGCTGCTGGCCCGCGGGCATGCCGGCCTGCGCGGCGCCGCCGAGGACGTCGAGGCGGCGGGCGGCCGCGCGCTGTGTGTGCCCACCGATGTCGCGGACTACGACCAGGTCGACGCTGCCGCCACGACGGTCGAGAACACGTTCGGCCCCATCGACGTCTGGGTCAACGTCGCGTTCACCTCGGTCTTCGCTCCGTTCACCCAGATCGCGCCCGAGGAGTTCCGCCGCGTCACCGACGTCAGCTACCTGGGCTTCGTCCACGGCACCATGGCGGCGCTGGCCCGCATGACGCCGCGCGACGCGGGCACCGTCGTGCAGGTGGGGTCGGCTCTGGGCGCCCGCGCCATCCCGCTGCAGTCGGCCTACTGCGGCGCCAAACACGCGATCAACGGGTTCACCGAATCGGTTCGCACCGAACTACTGCACGACCGCAGCAACATTCACATCACCGTCGTGCAGATGCCGGCGCTCAACACCCCTCAGTTCGACTGGGTGCTGTCCCGGCTGCCGCGACACCCGCAACCCGTGCCGCCGATCTACCAACCCGAAGTGGCGGCGCGCGCGATCGTGCGGGCCGCCGACCATCCCCGTCGCAAGCAGTACTGGGTCGGTGCGAGCACCGCCGCCACCGTGCTCGGTCAGCGCCTGATGCCCGCCGTTCTCGACTTTTATCTCGCGCGTACCGGGTACTCGTCGCAGCAGACCGGCCAACCCGCGGAACCTGACCGGCCGAACAACCTGTGGCGGCCCGTCGACGACGAGCCCGGCAGTGACCACGGCGCCCACGGATCGTTCGACGACCGGTCGACGAGTCGGTCGCCGCAGGTGTGGCTGTCTCGGCACGCCCGGTCGCTGTCGGTCGCCGCCGCCGGAATGGCGCTGACCGCCGGCGGGGCCGCGCTGACCCACCACCGGCACTGA
- a CDS encoding glycoside hydrolase family 15 protein, whose product MSDRIGDPHVLREYALLADGYRGALIGPRGEISWLCAPRWDSDALFSALIGGDGAFAITPRGRFVWGGHYEDGSLIWRSRWVTTDGITECREAFAYPGDPHRAVLMRRLVAARGVACATVTFAPAGGFGSQAMEQLTRDDRGRWHARCGGLHVTVHGIGHAEVTDVAGVPALRCDLELAQGDHHDVVVEFAEGSERSPLPHPDALWADTEKAWSATLPPFHGSITPRDSRHSYAVLRGLTAPGGGMVAAATMSLPERAEQRRNYDYRYVWIRDQCYAGEAVALDGPHPVLDDAVRFVTQRLLDDGPDLKPAYRVDGTAVPDESSLQLPGYPGGTDILGNHAHSQFQLDVFGEALLLFAAAARHDHLDADGYRAATAAAAAIAHRWRQPDAGVWELEDRHWAHSRLTCVAGLRAIATHAAARDAAQYESLADTILAASGDCVHPSGRWQRAPDDPRVDAALLVPALRGAVPPDDPRSTATLRAVLGELEDDGYVYRFRHDERPLAEAEGAFLLCGFWAALACLQQGDMVRATRYFERNRAGCGPPGLFGEEYDVEQRQLRGNLPQAFVHALLIETSLRVGAKEPS is encoded by the coding sequence ATGAGCGATCGCATCGGCGACCCACACGTGCTGCGGGAGTACGCACTTCTCGCCGACGGGTATCGCGGCGCGTTGATCGGTCCGCGCGGTGAGATCAGCTGGTTGTGCGCACCCCGATGGGACAGCGACGCGCTGTTCTCGGCGCTGATCGGTGGTGACGGCGCGTTCGCGATCACGCCGCGCGGCCGGTTCGTCTGGGGCGGACACTACGAAGACGGCAGCCTGATCTGGCGGTCGCGCTGGGTCACCACGGACGGCATCACCGAGTGCCGCGAGGCGTTCGCCTACCCGGGTGATCCGCACCGGGCAGTGCTGATGCGCCGACTCGTCGCGGCACGCGGAGTCGCCTGTGCCACCGTCACTTTCGCGCCCGCGGGCGGTTTCGGCAGTCAGGCCATGGAGCAGCTGACCCGCGATGACCGGGGCCGGTGGCACGCCCGGTGCGGCGGGCTGCACGTCACCGTGCACGGCATCGGCCACGCCGAGGTGACCGACGTCGCCGGCGTCCCCGCCCTGCGCTGCGATCTCGAATTGGCGCAGGGCGACCACCACGACGTCGTCGTCGAGTTCGCCGAGGGATCCGAGCGGTCACCGCTGCCCCATCCCGACGCGCTGTGGGCTGATACCGAGAAAGCGTGGAGCGCGACACTTCCCCCGTTCCACGGCAGTATCACCCCGCGCGACTCCCGACACTCCTATGCGGTGCTGCGCGGCCTGACGGCTCCGGGTGGGGGGATGGTGGCGGCTGCCACGATGAGTCTGCCCGAACGCGCCGAACAGCGTCGCAATTACGACTACCGCTACGTATGGATCCGCGACCAGTGCTACGCCGGTGAGGCCGTGGCGCTGGACGGACCGCATCCCGTCCTCGATGACGCCGTCCGGTTCGTGACGCAGCGCCTTCTCGACGACGGGCCGGATCTGAAGCCCGCCTACCGGGTCGACGGCACCGCCGTACCGGACGAGAGCTCTCTGCAGCTGCCCGGTTACCCCGGCGGTACGGACATCCTCGGCAACCACGCCCACAGTCAGTTCCAACTGGACGTGTTCGGGGAGGCGCTGCTGTTGTTCGCCGCGGCCGCTCGGCACGACCACCTCGACGCCGACGGCTACCGCGCCGCCACGGCGGCGGCCGCGGCGATCGCGCACCGCTGGCGTCAGCCCGATGCCGGCGTCTGGGAACTCGAGGATCGACACTGGGCGCACTCCCGACTGACCTGCGTCGCGGGTCTACGGGCCATCGCCACCCACGCCGCGGCGCGGGATGCGGCACAGTACGAGTCGCTGGCCGACACCATCCTGGCCGCCAGCGGTGACTGCGTCCATCCCAGCGGGCGATGGCAGCGGGCGCCCGACGATCCGCGCGTCGACGCCGCGTTGCTGGTGCCCGCCCTGCGCGGAGCCGTACCGCCCGACGACCCCCGCAGCACCGCCACCCTGCGCGCGGTGCTCGGCGAGCTGGAGGACGACGGATACGTCTACCGCTTCCGCCATGACGAGCGGCCTCTGGCCGAAGCGGAGGGGGCGTTTCTCCTGTGCGGCTTCTGGGCGGCACTGGCCTGTCTGCAGCAGGGCGACATGGTGAGAGCCACCAGGTATTTCGAGCGCAACCGCGCCGGCTGCGGACCGCCCGGCCTGTTCGGCGAGGAGTACGACGTCGAGCAGCGGCAGCTGCGCGGCAATCTCCCCCAGGCGTTCGTGCACGCCCTGTTGATCGAAACGTCCCTTCGTGTCGGCGCAAAGGAGCCCTCATGA
- a CDS encoding MarR family winged helix-turn-helix transcriptional regulator, translating into MAPRRTETSDYAAQLERATRGLLALNVVVLEEIEKRVGLPTLRALQSLERLGPSLVTELGEDLDLAPSSASRLSDRLAEAGLITRSVPQHNRRATLLELTAAGRSVLDEVVARRVEHLGGVAAQMTGREREQLLAGASAFTEAYSRLAARHTP; encoded by the coding sequence ATGGCGCCCCGACGGACAGAGACGAGCGACTACGCGGCGCAGCTCGAGCGTGCGACGCGGGGTCTTCTCGCGTTGAACGTCGTCGTGCTCGAGGAGATCGAGAAGCGCGTCGGGTTACCCACGCTGCGTGCGCTGCAGTCCCTGGAACGCCTGGGCCCCAGTCTGGTGACCGAGCTGGGGGAGGATCTCGACCTGGCACCGTCGAGCGCGAGCCGCCTCAGCGACCGGCTCGCTGAGGCCGGGCTCATCACCCGCAGCGTCCCGCAACACAATCGGCGCGCGACGCTGCTCGAATTGACCGCCGCTGGGCGGTCGGTGCTCGACGAGGTCGTCGCTCGACGGGTCGAGCATCTCGGCGGGGTCGCGGCACAGATGACCGGCCGCGAGCGCGAACAACTCCTCGCGGGCGCGAGTGCCTTCACCGAGGCCTACAGCCGACTGGCGGCCCGGCACACCCCGTGA